A genomic window from Streptomyces sp. NBC_01429 includes:
- a CDS encoding SRPBCC family protein: protein METTASAPPLASALASRHISTHIDRPAKEVYDYASDPSNLPEWAHGLGNPVEKAGEQWIAESSPLGRVVVAFAPENEFGVLDHDVTLPSGEIIYNPVRVITEGAGCEVVFTLRRQPGMSNEEFERDADAVSADLAALKRVAERA from the coding sequence ATGGAAACAACTGCTTCGGCCCCGCCCCTTGCCTCGGCCCTGGCCTCGCGCCACATCAGCACGCATATCGATCGCCCCGCCAAGGAGGTCTACGACTACGCGTCGGACCCGTCCAACCTGCCGGAGTGGGCGCATGGGCTGGGGAACCCCGTCGAAAAGGCCGGTGAGCAATGGATCGCGGAGTCGTCACCTCTCGGGCGGGTCGTGGTTGCCTTCGCCCCGGAGAACGAGTTCGGAGTGCTCGATCACGATGTGACCCTGCCTTCGGGCGAGATCATCTACAACCCGGTGCGTGTGATCACTGAGGGCGCCGGATGCGAGGTGGTATTCACGCTTCGCCGACAGCCCGGGATGAGCAACGAGGAATTCGAACGCGACGCGGACGCGGTATCCGCCGACCTGGCCGCGCTCAAGCGGGTGGCGGAGCGGGCGTAG